A window of the Aeromicrobium phoceense genome harbors these coding sequences:
- the frr gene encoding ribosome recycling factor: MDETLRDAETRMKKAVEHTRDEFEGIRTGRAHPAMFAQITAEYYGTPTPLQQLASFQVPEARTVIIAPFDQGAKGAIEKAIRDSDLGVNPSDDGKVLRVTLPELTEERRKEYIKLARSKAEDGRIAVRGVRRSAKQALDRAEKDSEISKDDNTGAEKRLDGLTKKHVDEIDEALKSKEAELLDV, translated from the coding sequence ATCGACGAGACACTGCGCGATGCCGAGACCCGGATGAAGAAGGCGGTCGAGCACACTCGCGACGAGTTCGAAGGAATCCGGACCGGACGTGCCCACCCGGCGATGTTCGCCCAGATCACCGCGGAGTACTACGGCACGCCCACGCCGCTGCAGCAGCTGGCCAGCTTCCAGGTCCCCGAGGCCCGCACCGTGATCATCGCGCCCTTCGACCAGGGCGCCAAGGGCGCGATCGAGAAGGCCATCCGCGACTCCGACCTCGGCGTCAACCCGTCCGACGACGGCAAGGTGCTGCGCGTGACGCTGCCCGAGCTCACCGAGGAGCGTCGCAAGGAGTACATCAAGCTCGCCCGCTCCAAGGCCGAGGACGGCCGCATCGCGGTCCGCGGCGTGCGTCGCAGCGCCAAGCAGGCGCTCGACCGGGCCGAGAAGGACTCCGAGATCAGCAAGGACGACAACACCGGTGCGGAGAAGCGCCTCGACGGACTGACGAAGAAGCACGTCGACGAGATCGACGAGGCACTGAAGTCCAAAGAGGCAGAGCTCCTTGACGTCTGA
- a CDS encoding DUF2804 domain-containing protein, which translates to MSEIVEPVDLALGRRLNPDAVGWTRRPLHRTALPWTGRAKRWEYWGVVTRRFVLGLTIADLDYANLTQVYAYDRLRHHEVSLNTTKLGPLRPGLSDALPPITASSGPLTFADHGRGTRLSVDHERVKVALEAEGGDDALGVVVPWSPRRFQYTLKDPVRPVSGTIEVDGEREAVVAGWGVLDRGRGIWPYRMRWNWGAGSGEVSGRRIGLQLGGKWTDGTGQTENGLFVDGRLHHWIDDLRWEYDLEDPESTWTVTGPDVEAVLTPFHRRVASTQLGVIASRTHQAFGRWSGWARGGKGVEYRLDGLLGWAEEARNRW; encoded by the coding sequence ATGTCCGAGATCGTCGAGCCGGTCGACCTGGCCCTGGGCCGCCGCCTGAATCCCGACGCCGTCGGCTGGACGCGACGTCCGCTGCACCGGACGGCACTGCCGTGGACGGGCCGGGCGAAGCGCTGGGAGTACTGGGGCGTCGTCACCCGGCGGTTCGTGCTCGGCCTGACGATCGCCGACCTCGACTATGCGAACCTCACGCAGGTGTACGCCTACGACCGGCTGCGCCACCACGAGGTCAGCCTCAACACGACGAAGCTGGGCCCCCTGCGCCCGGGACTGTCCGACGCGCTGCCGCCGATCACCGCGTCCAGCGGGCCGCTGACCTTCGCCGACCACGGCCGGGGCACGCGCCTGAGCGTCGACCACGAGCGGGTAAAGGTCGCGCTCGAGGCGGAGGGAGGCGACGACGCGCTCGGGGTCGTCGTGCCGTGGAGCCCTCGGCGTTTCCAGTACACGCTGAAGGATCCGGTCCGACCCGTCAGCGGCACGATCGAGGTCGACGGCGAGCGCGAGGCGGTGGTGGCCGGCTGGGGCGTGCTCGACCGAGGCCGGGGCATCTGGCCGTACCGCATGAGGTGGAACTGGGGCGCCGGCAGCGGTGAGGTCTCCGGGCGCCGGATCGGCCTCCAGCTCGGCGGGAAGTGGACCGACGGGACCGGCCAGACGGAGAACGGGCTGTTCGTCGACGGGCGCCTGCACCACTGGATCGACGACCTCCGCTGGGAGTACGACCTCGAGGACCCGGAGTCGACGTGGACGGTCACGGGTCCTGACGTCGAGGCGGTCCTGACGCCCTTCCACCGGCGCGTGGCCTCGACGCAGCTGGGCGTGATCGCCTCGCGCACCCACCAGGCCTTCGGGCGCTGGTCGGGGTGGGCGCGCGGCGGCAAGGGCGTGGAGTACCGGCTCGACGGCCTCCTCGGCTGGGCCGAGGAGGCGCGCAACCGCTGGTGA
- a CDS encoding arginine repressor: MIPGTQAARQALIADLLGTCDVRSQGDLVDLLRERGVTATASTVSRDLDELDAVRVRQGDGSLVYAVPSEGGDRSVRAAPDSSAAQVRLQRLLRELLVSAQSSANLVVLRTPPGAAQFLASAIDHVQMSETLGTIAGDDTVMLIARDPAGGEALAAHLTSLARKVPTDD, translated from the coding sequence ATGATCCCCGGCACCCAGGCGGCGCGCCAGGCGCTGATCGCCGACCTGCTGGGCACGTGCGACGTGCGCTCGCAGGGCGACCTCGTCGACCTGTTGCGCGAGCGCGGGGTCACGGCGACGGCGTCCACGGTGTCGCGCGACCTCGACGAGCTCGACGCGGTGCGCGTGCGCCAGGGCGACGGCAGTCTCGTCTACGCCGTGCCGTCCGAGGGTGGCGACCGCAGCGTCCGCGCGGCGCCCGACTCCTCGGCCGCCCAGGTCCGGCTCCAGCGCCTGCTCCGCGAGCTGCTCGTCTCCGCGCAGTCCTCGGCGAACCTCGTGGTGCTGCGCACCCCGCCGGGCGCCGCGCAGTTCCTGGCCTCCGCGATCGACCACGTCCAGATGAGCGAGACGCTCGGCACGATCGCCGGTGACGACACGGTGATGCTGATCGCCCGTGACCCGGCCGGCGGCGAGGCCCTCGCCGCCCACCTCACCTCCCTCGCCCGTAAAGTGCCCACCGATGACTGA
- the pyrH gene encoding UMP kinase, which yields MPMARRVLLKLSGEVFGGGAIGIDPDVVNDAASQVATAVREGVQVAIVVGGGNFFRGAELSQRGMERTRADYIGMLGTVMNALALQDFIEKQGVETRVQSAIAMSQVAEPYIPRRAIRHMEKGRVVIFGAGAGMPYFSTDTVSAQRALEIKADVVLMSKNGVDGVYDSDPRRNPEAQRFDSLTFNEALQRNLQVVDAAAFALCMENELPMMVFNMNDEGAVTRALRGEMIGTLVHA from the coding sequence GTGCCCATGGCTCGCCGCGTACTCCTCAAGCTCTCCGGTGAGGTCTTCGGAGGAGGTGCGATCGGCATCGACCCCGATGTCGTGAACGACGCCGCCTCCCAGGTCGCCACGGCCGTCCGCGAGGGCGTCCAGGTCGCGATCGTCGTCGGCGGCGGCAACTTCTTCCGCGGCGCCGAGCTGAGCCAGCGAGGCATGGAGCGCACGCGCGCCGACTACATCGGCATGCTCGGCACCGTCATGAACGCGCTCGCCCTGCAGGACTTCATCGAGAAGCAGGGCGTCGAGACCCGCGTGCAGTCCGCGATCGCGATGTCGCAGGTCGCCGAGCCGTACATCCCCCGCCGCGCGATCCGCCACATGGAGAAGGGTCGCGTCGTGATCTTCGGCGCCGGCGCCGGCATGCCCTACTTCTCCACCGACACGGTCTCGGCCCAGCGCGCACTGGAGATCAAGGCCGACGTCGTGCTGATGAGCAAGAACGGCGTCGACGGGGTCTACGACTCCGATCCGCGCCGCAACCCCGAGGCCCAGCGCTTCGACAGCCTGACCTTCAACGAGGCCCTCCAGCGCAACCTGCAGGTCGTCGATGCGGCCGCTTTCGCGCTGTGCATGGAGAACGAGCTGCCCATGATGGTGTTCAACATGAACGACGAGGGTGCGGTCACACGGGCCCTGCGTGGTGAGATGATCGGAACACTCGTCCACGCGTGA
- the argF gene encoding ornithine carbamoyltransferase: protein MTRHFLRDDDFSPAEQAEVLALAAELKAEPYSRRPLAGPQSVVVLFDKSSTRTRVSFAVGIADLGGNPVVMDTGVTQVGRGEPIADTARVLGRMASAVVWRTYAQAGLEQMAEHAGVPVVNALSDDFHPCQILADWLTVIEHKGALAGLTVAYVGDGANNMGHSYLLGGATAGMHVRVGAPEGFQPDPAIVADAERIAAETGGSVAVTADPAAAVAGADVVITDTWVSMGQEDEKAERVALFGDYSVTPELLAKADPEAIVLHCLPAYRGLEIAADVIDGPQSVVWDEAENRVHAQKAVLTWLLEQS, encoded by the coding sequence ATGACGAGGCACTTCCTGCGCGATGACGACTTCAGTCCCGCCGAGCAGGCCGAGGTGCTGGCGCTCGCTGCCGAGCTCAAGGCCGAGCCCTACTCGCGCCGTCCGCTGGCCGGGCCGCAGTCCGTGGTCGTGCTGTTCGACAAGTCCTCCACCCGTACGCGGGTGTCGTTCGCCGTGGGCATCGCCGACCTCGGCGGCAACCCCGTGGTGATGGACACCGGTGTCACGCAGGTGGGCCGCGGCGAGCCCATCGCCGACACGGCGCGCGTGCTGGGCCGGATGGCCAGCGCGGTCGTGTGGCGCACCTACGCCCAGGCCGGCCTCGAGCAGATGGCCGAGCACGCGGGAGTGCCGGTGGTCAACGCCCTCTCGGACGACTTCCACCCGTGCCAGATCCTCGCCGACTGGCTCACCGTCATCGAGCACAAGGGCGCGCTCGCCGGGCTCACGGTGGCCTACGTCGGCGACGGCGCCAACAACATGGGCCACTCGTACCTGCTCGGCGGCGCCACCGCGGGCATGCACGTGCGCGTCGGCGCCCCCGAGGGGTTCCAGCCGGACCCCGCGATCGTCGCCGACGCCGAGCGGATCGCTGCGGAGACGGGTGGCTCGGTCGCCGTCACCGCCGATCCGGCCGCCGCCGTCGCGGGCGCCGACGTCGTCATCACGGACACCTGGGTCTCGATGGGCCAGGAGGACGAGAAGGCCGAGCGGGTCGCGCTCTTCGGCGACTACTCGGTCACCCCCGAGCTGCTGGCGAAGGCCGATCCCGAGGCCATCGTGCTGCACTGCCTGCCGGCCTACCGCGGCCTGGAGATCGCGGCCGACGTCATCGACGGCCCGCAGTCGGTGGTGTGGGACGAGGCCGAGAACCGGGTCCACGCCCAGAAGGCGGTCCTCACCTGGCTCCTGGAGCAGTCGTGA
- a CDS encoding phosphatidate cytidylyltransferase, producing MTSEVPTPDAAGEKKTGRAGRDLRAAITVGVSLVALVLLSLFWVKDLFVAVAAVALVVAAIEIARALSTAGIRVPLPPVLVGGLAMLVVAFYDEMDTAAAIMALTVIATMAWRLRSGSDGFVRDATAGIFLLSYLFLMGVFVMRMLAPDDGTWRVVAFILVTIASDIGGYAAGVLFGKHPMAPTISPKKSWEGFAGSMVASVAAGILIVVYALEGPWWAGLVLGVAGVCFATLGDLCESLIKRDLGIKDMGDLLPGHGGLMDRLDSLIAVAPVAYLVMYLLV from the coding sequence TTGACGTCTGAGGTCCCCACTCCCGACGCGGCAGGCGAGAAGAAGACCGGTCGGGCCGGCCGCGACCTGCGCGCGGCGATCACGGTGGGCGTCAGCCTCGTCGCCCTGGTCCTGCTGTCGCTGTTCTGGGTCAAGGACCTGTTCGTCGCGGTCGCGGCCGTCGCCCTGGTGGTCGCCGCGATCGAGATCGCCCGTGCGCTGTCCACCGCCGGCATCCGCGTGCCGCTGCCGCCCGTGCTGGTCGGCGGCCTCGCGATGCTCGTCGTGGCGTTCTACGACGAGATGGACACCGCCGCGGCGATCATGGCGCTCACGGTCATCGCCACGATGGCGTGGCGCCTGCGCTCGGGCAGCGACGGCTTCGTCCGCGACGCCACCGCGGGCATCTTCCTGCTGTCGTACCTGTTCCTCATGGGCGTGTTCGTCATGCGCATGCTCGCCCCCGACGACGGCACGTGGCGGGTCGTGGCGTTCATCCTCGTGACGATCGCCTCCGACATCGGCGGCTACGCCGCGGGCGTCCTGTTCGGCAAGCACCCGATGGCACCCACGATCTCGCCCAAGAAGTCCTGGGAGGGCTTCGCCGGCTCGATGGTCGCCAGCGTTGCCGCGGGCATCCTGATCGTCGTCTACGCCCTCGAGGGCCCCTGGTGGGCCGGCCTCGTGCTTGGTGTCGCCGGCGTCTGCTTCGCCACGCTCGGCGACCTGTGCGAGTCGCTCATCAAGCGCGACCTCGGCATCAAGGACATGGGCGACCTGCTTCCCGGCCACGGCGGTCTCATGGACCGGCTCGATTCGCTCATCGCCGTCGCGCCGGTGGCGTACCTGGTGATGTACCTCCTGGTCTGA
- the argH gene encoding argininosuccinate lyase, producing the protein MTDSPELTPAVPGSTDVEAADSRLWGGRFASGPSPELTALSRSTHFDWRLAPYDLAGSRAHARVLHTAGLLTDDDLASMMDGIAALDGDVRSGAFRPEPGDEDVHSALERGLMERLGADLGGRLRAGRSRNDQVATLFRAYLRDHARQVASLVRELVEAIAGQAERHLGAPMPGRTHLQHAQPVLLSHHLLAHAWPLVRDLDRLREWDARVGSESPYGSGALAGSSLGLDPEAVAADLGFTGSAANSIDGTAARDFVAEFAFVAAQIGVDVSRIAEEIIIWNTKEFDFVTLHDGYSTGSSIMPQKKNPDIAELARGKAGRLIGNLAGLLATLKALPLAYNRDLQEDKEPVFDSIDTLEVLLPAFTGMVATLEFNTARMAELAPQGFALATDVAEWLVREGVPFRVAHELSGACVRVCEERGIELWDLSDDDFAQISPHLANASEPGGVREVLTLAGSIASRDGRGGTAQARVTEQLTELRSRL; encoded by the coding sequence ATGACTGACTCTCCCGAACTGACGCCCGCCGTGCCCGGCTCCACCGACGTCGAGGCCGCCGACTCCCGGCTCTGGGGTGGCCGGTTCGCGTCGGGCCCCTCGCCCGAGCTGACGGCCCTGTCGCGGTCGACGCATTTCGACTGGCGTCTCGCCCCGTACGACCTGGCCGGCTCACGGGCGCACGCCCGCGTGCTGCACACCGCGGGCCTGCTCACCGACGACGACCTCGCCTCGATGATGGACGGCATCGCCGCCCTCGACGGCGACGTGCGGTCAGGCGCCTTCCGGCCCGAGCCCGGCGACGAGGACGTCCACTCGGCGCTCGAGCGCGGACTGATGGAGCGCCTCGGCGCCGACCTCGGGGGCCGCCTGCGCGCCGGCCGTTCGCGCAACGACCAGGTCGCCACGCTCTTCCGCGCCTACCTGCGCGACCATGCCCGCCAGGTCGCGTCGCTCGTGCGCGAGCTCGTGGAGGCGATCGCGGGTCAGGCCGAGCGCCACCTCGGCGCGCCGATGCCCGGCCGCACGCACCTCCAGCACGCCCAGCCCGTGCTGCTGTCGCACCACCTGCTGGCCCACGCCTGGCCGCTCGTCCGCGACCTCGACCGCCTGCGCGAATGGGACGCCCGCGTGGGCTCGGAGTCCCCGTACGGCTCGGGTGCGCTCGCCGGCTCCTCGCTCGGCCTCGATCCCGAGGCGGTCGCGGCCGACCTCGGCTTCACCGGCTCGGCCGCCAACTCCATCGACGGCACCGCCGCGCGCGACTTCGTCGCCGAGTTCGCCTTCGTCGCCGCCCAGATCGGCGTCGACGTCTCGCGGATCGCCGAGGAGATCATCATCTGGAACACGAAGGAGTTCGACTTCGTCACGCTGCACGACGGGTACTCCACCGGGTCGAGCATCATGCCGCAGAAGAAGAACCCCGACATCGCCGAGCTCGCGCGCGGCAAGGCCGGCCGGCTGATCGGCAACCTGGCGGGCCTGCTCGCCACGCTGAAGGCACTGCCGCTGGCCTACAACCGCGACCTCCAGGAGGACAAGGAGCCGGTCTTCGACTCGATCGACACCCTCGAGGTCCTGCTGCCGGCGTTCACCGGGATGGTCGCCACGCTCGAGTTCAACACCGCCCGGATGGCCGAGCTCGCGCCGCAGGGCTTCGCGCTCGCCACCGACGTGGCCGAGTGGCTCGTCCGCGAGGGCGTCCCGTTCCGCGTCGCCCACGAGCTCTCCGGCGCGTGCGTCCGGGTGTGCGAGGAGCGCGGCATCGAGCTGTGGGACCTCTCCGACGACGACTTCGCGCAGATCTCGCCGCACCTGGCGAACGCCTCCGAGCCCGGGGGAGTGCGCGAGGTGCTGACGCTCGCCGGCTCCATCGCCTCGCGCGACGGCCGTGGCGGCACCGCCCAGGCGCGCGTCACCGAGCAGCTGACCGAGCTCCGCTCGCGGCTCTGA